Proteins encoded by one window of Salvia splendens isolate huo1 chromosome 7, SspV2, whole genome shotgun sequence:
- the LOC121811456 gene encoding polyadenylate-binding protein 1-like: MEHQQHEQDDDVYGGDLPDEDYMESEFDPSADADADANADAEPDPDAEAASESKTQELESMKKRLQEIEEEAGALREMQAKVEKEMGANQEEGGSSVSQAEKEEVDARSIYVGNVDYACTPEEVQQHFQSCGTVNRVTILTDKFGQPKGFAYVEFVEVEAIQNAVLLNESELHGRQLKVSAKRTNIPGMKQYRGRRPNPYFGSRRPFMPGPPVYPPFSYGRVPRFRRPMRYRPY; this comes from the exons ATGGAGCATCAGCAGCACGAGCAAGACGACGACGTTTACGGCGGTGACCTGCCCGACGAGGATTACATGGAGTCCGAATTTGACCCTTCTGCCGACGCCGACGCCGACGCCAACGCCGATGCCGAACCCGACCCTGATGCTGAAGCCGCCTCCGAATCCAAAACGCAG GAGTTGGAGAGTATGAAGAAGCGGCTGCAGGAGATTGAGGAAGAAGCAGGCGCACTTCGTGAAATGCAAGCCAAGGTTGAGAAGGAGATGGGGGCGAATCAAG AAGAAGGTGGTTCATCTGTTAGCCAGGCTGAAAAGGAAGAGGTGGATGCTCGATCCATATATGTTGGTAAT GTTGACTATGCCTGCACGCCAGAGGAAGTTCAGCAGCATTTCCAGTCTTGTGGGACAGTAAACCGGGTAACTATACTGACAGATAAGTTTGGCCAACCCAAAGGTTTTGCTTATGTAGAGTTTGTAGAGGTTGAGGCTATTCAAAATGCTGTGCTGCTAAATGAATCTGAGCTGCATGGCCGCCAACTGAAG GTCTCTGCTAAGAGAACTAATATTCCTGGAATGAAACAATATCGAGGAAGGCGTCCAAATCCGTATTTTGGTTCAAGAAGGCCTTTCATGCCTGGTCCTCCTGTCTATCCTCCTTTTAGTTATGG GAGGGTTCCAAGATTCAGGCGCCCAATGCGCTACAGGCCGTATTGA